CCTGCTTGTCCTTGGTGGGTTAGATTGGCTGAATGTCCTGTACTCatcattatgtattattttcttgttCACTATAACAGCAgtagccaaccctgttcctggagatctatcatcctgtaggtttggcaaattagggttgaaatgaaaacccacaggatggtagatctccaggaacagggttggttaccactgcactAGAAGCTTCTTTGGTTGTTTAGGTATGAGCTGCTTTTACCAGATGCATCAGATGCACAGTCCCTGGAATAGCTGCATGCTTTTTGGAATATGCTAACATCTGAGTATGCATTGAccaggcttaaaaaaaaaaaaaaaaaagttgaataaatgcatttgagcAATTGTGCTTGGGATGTTTGATTGCCGAGCTGATAATATCAAAAAAAAGACAGTCAGTATTAATTTATGCCTTTCTGTGTTTTGCACCACTTTGCAGAGgttcatttcattattcacattttttacaaatttgttcagaaaatttgaaaaaccAGCTTAATTTAGGAAGTGCTTTAACTTGCAGTTATGACAACCAACAATCTCCATATGCTCTTCCCTCAGGTTGTGGCACACAGCAAGTCTAGGAAAAGACTCTGATGTCATTGTGTTTGGGGGAAGTCAGGATGACATCTTATTTGTGGATAAAGTATGTACTGTCCCGGATGAGGAACAGTCTGGGACATGCTTCGCTTGTTGACTTTACTTTGTAATCTCACATAATCGGTCTACATTAATTATAATGTGAACTATGGCAGAGAAGTCTGGAAAGTGTCAGCCactttgaaatttgaaaaaatggtgggtttttggaagaaatattttgaaaagggATACTCACATCTGGCCAGtagtaggttttcattcctcccctttATTCAGGGACTGCtttaaaccttacaaaccaggtgagtgtaatctctggccaatcagttaCATTATTGAACGATGGACtatcaggcagaagagaaaaccTGGTGTACTACTGGCCTTGAGGTCCAGAGTTGAGTGCCCCTGATTTTGAGAATAAAGCTTTTGTGCTGATGGACTTTTGAAACCACCAGAGGGCGCGTAATTAAACACATGCTTTTTGCTTTTCTAGGGTCACTGCAATGACGCACTTGTTTTCCAGACACAACCATACACCCTCCTCAGGTAAAGTGTTCTTATTCTACTCAAACACTATTTTCAATCACAATATTTGTGATTTAGGGGGCAGCTGAATAATTAATGTGAACTATACAGCAGTGAAGCCTTGCAAGATTCTCAATGGCAACTTGGTGCTACTCCAGATATGTTCCAAAATGGCCAGTCTGAGCCATCCCAGCCATTCATTGGCTAACTATCAGGGGGCAGAGTAGGGAAACGTTGTCTGCTATTCAAAGCTAGTAAAGTAGTCCATATgtaataataaagcatttatttaaaatatcaaaaacatgaaatattcatagGATGTgcaattcattcattatttatttttcattttcagcataataaacaagcaaattaaAGGCATTGTGTATCATCTTGAATAGCGTACCCAATATCTATAAGCTAATACAATTGTTTATGCAAACAAGGTCACATGAAACAAGTGTTTTCTTAAACATGGCTGATGTGAAATGTGTCCAGTAAATTTAGACTGATTTCTGGAAACAGCTTCATGTTGTGGTTTGTGAGCTAGAAATTCCATTTTTAAGAAAACTGACAACAGAAAGATAATTTCACTGTATAGTACAAAACTActctttaattaaaaactgtgttaaaataagaatgatgacatgttaataaaataaggctgtaatttatgaatgatctgcttttcacatttatttgctCTGTTTCTAATAATACAACACCTGTAAGAACTGgattattttctttacattacattacattacaggcatttagcagacgctcttatccagagcgacttacacaactttttacatagcattttacattgtatccatttatacagctggatatatactgaagcaattctggttaagtaccttgctcaagggtacaacggcagtgtccttacccaggaatcgaacctgcgacctttcggttacaagcccagttccttacccacggtgctacactccgtccacttCGTGCTACACTTCGTCTTTCTAGTGGGATTCACTCTAATATTGATGCGATGAATCCAGTGCTAAACTGAACATCACGCCTTAGCACTGGACTATGACCTTCACAGACACATGCCTGACAGGTTACATCAAGGGAATTTTTTTGAGCCTCTAAGTATGTAAATGAGCTCTGGCCACCAAGAGAGATCTCAGCGCTTGTCACAGGGTCATTATTCatagaaaataaagcaaaaacctAGGTAGATTATTATTTGGTCAATTACACATTTTACTGCATTCCTTAGCATTCTGTCTTGAAGCTCAGTTGGCAGGGCTGACTACACATGGGCCCACATAATGTGAGTCAGATGCATCTTGtgtcaagttcattttcatgaaatgcACTGGCCTAGACTTTGTCCAACTTATCAATAATACATGGCTTGAAAACACCTGGAGGCTGCTGCAGTGAAATGGAATCACATGATTctattgtgttttattcttACAGGTTGTGCGAGGATTACATGGGGAAGAATCCCTGGGTGCTACAGGACCAGTTGTTGTGGTTACCACGAAAGctaaagcaaataataataaagaggatttcttttttcaagCCAACTGCAAAATCTCAGGAAATAATCCATGCTACATAAAGATATATGGACAAGCTAGCAAATATTGCAATAATTCTATGGCATATGGTTATGTCAATGGGTTGTCATTATGTTCAATGTAATTACATGGATTTCTAAAATGATAAGTGCATGTGTACTGCAGCTGTGTCGCTGAAGACCTGCGTTTTTACCGTTTAAAACAATCGTTTCAAGAttattagaataaaaaaaacataacgcTAATGTAAAaagagattttctttcttttctaaCTTTACAAAGGTTTAACTAGGAAGATACGTATTtatgaaaaacaacacattaaataaaatctatattttatcCTGACTGCTCTTGTATGTACTAGCTgtaagaatatatattttttttttttgcattcaactAGTTGACTGCTGACAAATTAAGCAACCTCTAGCGAACTCACAAGCTCTGCTCATCACACTTAATTGGCATAGCAACCACAGACTCTTGTTACTATGGTTTCGCAAACACAGCTCTACTTGAAGTGTGTGTGGCGCAGGTAATTGTCGTCACCATAAacatattctgtttatttttttaaagacagtttTAGCTACGACGAGACGTAACGGGTTTCGAACAAGGCATATTATTTGAAGTGAGGGAAGTACCAGCGTGCGTTAGTATATTGGACGAAATAACGTTGTCATTTCAGATTGGAAAGTTTGAAAGACAAGCTTAAATTTACCTGCCGTCTTAGCTGGTTGCTATCTTTAGCTGAATACCTAGAAAATTTAGATAACCAAAACTGCTTGTTGTCTTAACATAGTattatagctagctaatttGCTCAGCTGCTCTAGACCCCAGTCAGAATGGATGTGGGCTCAAAACTTGAGGAGCTGAATTTAACTCCTGACGAAATGAACCGCTTCAGCAAAGCTTTTAAAGATGAGAAATTCAGAGAAATGTTGAGGGAGTACGCCGAGGAAATATCAAACCCGGAGAACAAGAAAAAGTACGAGGAAGAAATAACATTAATGGAACAGGAGCGGGGCATGGCTATCAAATTCGTCCACCCTAAACCAGAGCGGGTATTGAAGACAAGTTTGGACGGGAAACAAAAGTGCTTCATCAACATTTGTAGCAATGACTTGATAGGCAAACCCGAATGCAGAGCTGAGCGGGGTACCGATGGCAGAGTTGGACAGCAGTGGTCACTGCCCTACAGTTTGACCCCAGGAAGGCCGGACCTGGACTCGAAAGGTAACAAATATATGATATATGATGTTATTTTTCATCCAGATGCGCTTTACATAGCTGGAAAAAATGATAGGTTTATGAAACTGGTTGAAAGCACCGCGCTCCAGGGAGTCCAAGATCAGTTTAAAGTTAAGCTAGACGAAAAGAATGtcaaagtattaaaaatgaaatacaaaggGGTACCAAACGCAACTGTCATCCGCAAACCGGTACCTGGTCACCCCGGTAAAGAAAAACACGCGGAACCAAACGACCTCCTCAGTTTCCCATACCCATACGACAATAACCAAAGTAGGTCGGACAAGACTCAGGAGGGCCCCAAACCTAAAAACTGTGAGCAGAACCAGACTAAAGTTGCCCAAAATCAAGCTCACCTCGGAAATAGACCCAAGCCTACTGAACCACGCTACACTGTGAAGTACAGGTCATATATTGATTTGCAAGACTACAGGTGTTCCAGAGATTCTGCACCAGACCCAAGGCCCAAAGAGATTGTCATCACCATTGATTTGCCTCTGCTGAACTCTGCTGAGAAAGCTGATCTGAACGTGACTGAGAAGTGCATTGTTTTGGAATCCCTGAAACCATCTTACAGACTGGAGCTGCCATTGGCATACCCCGTGGATGAAAATAAAGGAGGGGCCAAGTTCAATAAAGTCAAGAAGCAACTGACTATTACTTTGCCGGTTCTGCCAGCAAAAAACCCACTGAAGATTGAGGCTAACAGTCAGCAGCTTGTCAGTGATGTGATTAGTGGAGAGAACAGCAGTGATCACGGCGATAACATAACTCAGTCAGGAGATATTGGAGGAGGTCAAGTACCTGCCTCTGAACTTTCAGAACAACCTGAATGCCATCCACTGGACAGTTCAGCAGtagcctcttcctctcctgcaaACACCAATGGGTTTGAACTGACAGAACGTGCTATTGAGGAAGCTGAAGAATACCTCAGTTGTTCCAGTAGTTGTGAATCTGGCTGTCATACCGATACTTCAAAGCACGAAGACCTCCATCGCAAAGAAGCAGTCCCCAGTGCGGAACACGCTGAAGCAGGCGCTGATTGTGAGGAGAATTTCAATGAAGAGGTAAATCATTTCACAAATGCCTGCCGAGGTTCTGTTCACAGCCTTTGGAAGGCTGCCCATTATGAACCTGATTGCTATGCCTTAGTTTCTATTCAACAGAAGGTAATGTGTCTCTTTCACCGTAATGGCTGTGCAAGACAGTGACATTTTCTGCTTTAATAGAACTCACTGTCAGAGAgtactcaacaacaaaaaaaaaagtacatgatGCTACCcactatgggcaatttagttACCGCCCACAAGTAGTTTGGAACAACTTATCATGGATAGAATGTTTTGAAGAagatttattactttttaagtAATTAATAAAGTAAGTCTACACTCCATTTGTTCACACTCAACGACTGAACACATACTGCAGCTTTCTCAAAGATAAATGTAGTTTGTCTTTTACAGATTATATTTGCTACTTCTCTGCATTAATTTTGGTTCATGGTGTTATTGCATTAAATTAGCAACTGGGTCAATGGTTTAATTCAATTTGGGCTATTGTTCTGAAAAGCAATTTGAAATATTGTACAGTGTCATTTTAGGCCTTTAATGAAGTCATTTGAGTCAATGCCAGGTGAAGAATCGTGTGTCATCGCTTCCTAATTTATTCTGAAAGGAAGAGCTGAGGAGTATTACCAGCTTGATCCCCAGCCAAAGAGAATGGATTGATATAGTATGCAGTGTTTCAAACCTGGGCTATGGGAAAAATCAATGCTGCCTGAAATTAACAGCTGTCAgctgtgttttgaaaaatgtgtttggtggCACCACATTGAAAAGCCCTTCGGATTtggaaagaaaacaatttttccATCTCCTGTCCAAACTGAATTATCTGGTGTGGATCGTGGAAAATGCAATAACTGTGTgcctgtaatttattttgacaaatcAGCCTGACTGAATGTCTTGTACGGGGGGCTTATGAAAAGCAGCCAGATGCATGCGTGTTGccataatgaaaacatttttacgtTCTGCCACCATCAGTGACTCCACCCCACCGTGCTTAAGACTTAATGTTTAATAGATTAAAGACCAGTTGCAGTTTTTCTCAGGACATGAGATTACCATAGGGAAAGAGCACATCTGGCTGTCCTTAAAAGTACTGCATTCATTTCAGTGCCCAGACATTCCAGGAAGCAGAGATCTCATTAGAAGTGTCTGTACTCAAAGCGAAACGTACTTATGATGAGTTGCGTGTGTGGCATCTCTGTAAAGCTTTCCCCTGTGATACAGAACATCAATTCCCTCAGTAACTGAGGTAGAACATGATGTTGTAACAAGACTATTTCAATGTTCATAATCTAGATATAACATCATATTGCCCCCTGACTGATGCAAGCTCAACGAAACGAGTTACGAAAACAGGAGGTAGTGATTAAATGAAATTCCTCCAATTTCTCAACCACAGTATattgctcctttttgttttaattatttgtgcTTGAAAGAATACAGAAAGCTTTTGACCAAGTGGCTCACTGGGAAATAAATGTGTTACCGTGGAATTTACTGCTGTGGTACATTAAAATATCTGCAAGAAGAGGATGTACTGTATCCACACAGAACTCATTTGAAAGCTGTAGCCTCCTATTTCATTCGTTATGATAGCAGACATGATGATCAGACTTTAACAGCCCTTGCTGTTCTTCACCATGCACCCTGCTTGTTTTATAGCCTCCCCCCTTGCCCCTCTCCCCAAGAAGATTAACTGTTCTAATAACTTTTCTTGCAGGAGGAAGCTGACATCTCTCATCAATCTCCAGATAACGCACAGGATGAAAAATCAAAAGCCGCATCTGCTATCCCGTCTAATCTGGGCTGTGGTGTGCAAACTGGGACCTGCTCCCATGGGGCTATGTATGAAGGTCCATGTTGTGAGCTTGGGCCAGAGCCCTGTTCAGCGCCACGGTCAGCATTAGCCCGGGAGCGGCGATCCCAGCGCTCTCTGCCCCTGGGTGATGTCGCCAGAGATCAAGGGGGCCAAGTTCTGAGCGAGATCAGAGAAAGCCAGCCTGGCCCCTCTAGAGGTCTGAGCCCTACAGCAAAAGGTGGGGATTGTACAGAGACTGAGAAATTCAGTGGAGCTgtgggagaggcagaggaagagagggttGAGCTAGATGAGGATGACGTTCCCTTTGACAACCAGCCCCTTCCGGTTGTTCTGAGAGAGATCAATGGTGACGAGGTCATTAGTGACCATACCACCTCTGCTGCCTTCACCTTCCAGAACTCTCTGTTGTATGAGCTGGATTGACACTTCTCCTCTAAGGGTCCTGTAGAGATGTAGCTACATCTGTGTAGCAACATTATTCATAGCCATACTTAAAACAATGATTTGCTAATGATCACGTTTTGATTCCAAAATGTAATTGTAGTCAGATTTATGTCAGTATTGAGGGCACTGACTCATGTAAAGTAATATTAACAAGAGATTTCAAAATATGTGAGAGAATGATATTTAGGACATTAGTTTTTACCTTAAGCTTTATGTTAAAAGGCAGAGAATAGTGGGAgttataaaacaataataggTATGCCATTTTTCAGCTCacttccattttatttgtttggatGTTCAGACATTCTGTCTCATTTGCTTCTTCTGGTTGCTGCTTGTTCACAGCAGCCATTAACTTTGTGTGCGCTTTCAGTTTGTGCTCTGTCATTCTGGGAAGCTAGTTTTGTTACTACAGCTTGTTGCAAAGGCTAAGTTCCCAGAAGAGCATCAGTCTCAGAGAACGGCATGCAGACAGGTCCGCACAAGCCAAGGAAACAGCCTTATGGTCCGTGTCTTTAGGGCAATGTGTGATgcagaagtgcattttcttcCTTCTTTAGAACAGAGAAAAAAGGTTGTGCGTTAAGGCAAGTTTTTCCTCTGCAGTGTTCAGAGTAAGTTTGAATGCATGATGCCATCTGTGTGTGGCTGCCTTGTGATGTTTAcaccaacaataaaaacatacaattagCTTGTTATTAGCTTGTATTTTACCAGGGATGAGTTCCCGTTAGCAACATTGTACTGAAGTAACTTGCCTGCAGCTTTAACAGGCTTATTTATCTGTATGCATTTCTTGTGGTAAAGGAGGATGCAGGTGTTGAAGTGAATTCAGATAGAAAATCCGTAAATGGGACACTGTGTCCTCTAGGACCACACTTGATGTCAGCAAATCTATGCAGCATTAACACAATCAAATTAATTATACATGCACAGTGGACAGCCAAACCCAGTAATACAGATGATTAAGGTACCCTGCATTGTTTACTACAAAAATTGGTTCCCTGTCAGACAGTATAGGCAAGGTAATTTAATCTTTTCCAGGGCAACTGGGCTTTTATTGTTTATCTGAAATTTGATCACggaaaataatttcataccCCCACAATGAAAAAtggttgtattttttcatgcattcttttcatcattttcatttaaccTGAATACGTGTGGTCTCGGAAACTGGAGGTGTTATCCGATTCATATTTGAGTGGGATGGTCCAGTTTACAAAACGCAGGCCTCAACATGTACGTTCAGTACTCAAGGGAATTGGCAGAACAACAAAATCAAGGATACACCAGCAGACccacttttctttaaaatataccTCTGACTCATTTAACAATAATGGCATTTTGTGaaaacttatatatatatattataccaTTCTTTGTATAAGAGTATTACTacatacatgaataaaataatttgttaagAAATGCTTCTAAATAGAATTCACTCAACCACTCAAGTCATTCACAAGAAAAGTTTTACTTATGTTATTAAAAGACACTCCAATATAAGCCCAAACCCCATTTACTTTATTTGGGACAGTCCCATAAATCCACAGGCAAAATAACggtccaagaaaaaaaagaaagatatatTGTAAAGGCTTTGAAGAAGGATGCGAAGGAGACAAAAAAATTCACTGTAACCTGCGGTAGCTTTTGCAGAGTTCATGGTCCCTGAtgtccccccagcccccgtTCTTGACGTGAGGAGTCACCCCAACAGCAGGCAGTCTCTTGTTAATGAGCAAACTCTTTGGAAACAGCTGGTCGTTGCTGCCTTGGAGGATGCTCTCGATCTTGGTCCTCTGGCTGGAGGGCATGCAGGCCTTCTTGTGATGCATCCCACAGTCCCCGGCATGGAAAATGCGTGGTGCCTCACTCACCATTACCTTCCAAAACTCCGGCAAGCAGGTGATG
This window of the Anguilla anguilla isolate fAngAng1 chromosome 1, fAngAng1.pri, whole genome shotgun sequence genome carries:
- the dnaaf2 gene encoding protein kintoun, with protein sequence MDVGSKLEELNLTPDEMNRFSKAFKDEKFREMLREYAEEISNPENKKKYEEEITLMEQERGMAIKFVHPKPERVLKTSLDGKQKCFINICSNDLIGKPECRAERGTDGRVGQQWSLPYSLTPGRPDLDSKGNKYMIYDVIFHPDALYIAGKNDRFMKLVESTALQGVQDQFKVKLDEKNVKVLKMKYKGVPNATVIRKPVPGHPGKEKHAEPNDLLSFPYPYDNNQSRSDKTQEGPKPKNCEQNQTKVAQNQAHLGNRPKPTEPRYTVKYRSYIDLQDYRCSRDSAPDPRPKEIVITIDLPLLNSAEKADLNVTEKCIVLESLKPSYRLELPLAYPVDENKGGAKFNKVKKQLTITLPVLPAKNPLKIEANSQQLVSDVISGENSSDHGDNITQSGDIGGGQVPASELSEQPECHPLDSSAVASSSPANTNGFELTERAIEEAEEYLSCSSSCESGCHTDTSKHEDLHRKEAVPSAEHAEAGADCEENFNEEEEADISHQSPDNAQDEKSKAASAIPSNLGCGVQTGTCSHGAMYEGPCCELGPEPCSAPRSALARERRSQRSLPLGDVARDQGGQVLSEIRESQPGPSRGLSPTAKGGDCTETEKFSGAVGEAEEERVELDEDDVPFDNQPLPVVLREINGDEVISDHTTSAAFTFQNSLLYELD